One window of the Chryseotalea sp. WA131a genome contains the following:
- a CDS encoding DUF2029 domain-containing protein → MPKATRWIVLLTLLASFYTIGNIPRHHKLELFSLFVFAFVTYAIILKFDRENVHFWVLGSFGCRMLLFFHLPNLSDDFYRFIWDGRLWLNGMHPFTKLPPEFLSMNLTGIDQSLFDKLNSKNYFTIYPPVAQGIFMLSAKFSNSIEGSVLAMRVLILLAEAGSIYLLLKIIAVYKLPKGNVLLYALNPLVIVELTGNLHFEAFMIFFLVLSFFWFTDDKLVLASVAFALAIGVKLVPIIFLPIFIFMMPWRKSITFYFSILMICVLLFIPMYNQQVIDGFSQSLNLYFQKFEFNASLYYLVREYGFWKYGYNTIQTTGLKMAVWCSVVIMIFILFQNFALLKKIKGQWSIVNTPLTIDYRLLTTYLFILTIYFTFATTVHPWYITTLVALSTLSNYRYAVLWSGLILMTYSGYSVSNYSENLWLVMVEYLLVFAYLSYEIAWKPNTSFYSL, encoded by the coding sequence ATGCCTAAGGCAACAAGGTGGATAGTGTTGCTCACCCTACTTGCTTCATTTTATACTATTGGCAACATACCGCGTCATCACAAACTTGAACTATTCTCATTATTCGTTTTCGCTTTTGTTACCTATGCGATCATCCTAAAATTCGATCGAGAAAATGTTCATTTCTGGGTACTAGGCTCTTTCGGATGCCGGATGCTTCTCTTTTTTCATCTGCCCAATCTGTCCGATGATTTTTACCGATTTATTTGGGACGGACGATTGTGGCTGAACGGAATGCATCCCTTCACAAAACTTCCTCCGGAATTTTTATCAATGAACTTGACGGGCATCGACCAATCCCTCTTTGATAAACTCAACAGTAAGAACTATTTCACCATCTATCCACCTGTGGCACAAGGCATTTTTATGCTTTCAGCAAAATTTTCAAATTCGATTGAAGGAAGTGTGTTGGCAATGCGTGTGTTGATTTTGTTGGCTGAAGCCGGGTCGATTTATCTGCTCTTAAAAATTATTGCAGTTTACAAATTACCAAAAGGAAATGTTCTGTTGTATGCACTTAACCCATTGGTGATTGTTGAACTCACTGGGAATTTGCATTTCGAAGCGTTCATGATTTTCTTTTTGGTGCTTTCCTTTTTTTGGTTTACAGATGATAAACTTGTTTTGGCTTCTGTAGCGTTCGCTCTTGCAATTGGGGTAAAACTGGTACCCATTATTTTTCTGCCGATTTTCATTTTCATGATGCCTTGGAGAAAGTCAATAACTTTTTACTTTTCTATACTCATGATTTGCGTTCTCTTATTCATTCCGATGTACAATCAGCAAGTGATCGATGGGTTTAGTCAAAGTTTAAATCTGTATTTTCAAAAATTTGAATTCAACGCGAGCTTGTATTATCTCGTTCGGGAATATGGTTTCTGGAAATACGGTTACAACACCATTCAAACTACGGGATTGAAAATGGCAGTGTGGTGCAGCGTTGTCATCATGATTTTTATTCTCTTTCAGAATTTTGCGCTCTTAAAAAAAATCAAAGGTCAATGGTCAATAGTCAATACTCCTTTGACTATAGATTATCGACTATTGACTACCTACCTATTTATTCTCACCATCTATTTCACCTTTGCTACCACCGTACATCCGTGGTACATTACTACTTTGGTGGCGCTTTCTACTTTGTCAAACTACAGGTATGCAGTGCTGTGGTCGGGATTGATTTTGATGACTTATTCAGGGTATTCTGTCAGCAACTATTCTGAAAATTTGTGGTTAGTAATGGTAGAATATCTTTTAGTGTTTGCTTACCTTAGTTATGAAATTGCATGGAAACCAAACACCTCCTTTTACTCGTTGTAA
- a CDS encoding rhodanese-like domain-containing protein encodes METKHLLLLVVIFTTASVVYAQSDYDKKLKSLYRHTVKTISPTDAKKLVGNPKTVFIDTRAPEEFKVSHLPKAQFLNYNNYSTNDLKRFPKDCKLIVYCSVGYRSERIGEKLLKLGYTDVVNLYGGIFEWKNQGLDVYNSSNYPTDSVHTYNKSWGKWLVKGIKVY; translated from the coding sequence ATGGAAACCAAACACCTCCTTTTACTCGTTGTAATCTTCACAACCGCTTCTGTTGTTTACGCCCAAAGCGACTACGACAAGAAACTGAAATCGCTTTACCGACACACCGTAAAAACGATTTCTCCAACTGATGCAAAAAAGTTAGTCGGTAATCCAAAAACAGTTTTTATTGATACTCGCGCACCAGAAGAATTTAAAGTAAGTCATTTGCCAAAAGCCCAATTTTTGAACTACAATAATTATTCAACCAATGACTTAAAAAGATTTCCGAAAGACTGCAAATTGATTGTGTACTGTAGTGTAGGTTACCGCAGCGAGCGCATTGGAGAAAAACTATTGAAATTAGGCTATACCGATGTGGTAAACTTGTATGGTGGGATTTTTGAATGGAAGAACCAAGGACTGGATGTTTACAATTCTTCAAATTACCCAACCGATAGCGTTCATACCTACAACAAAAGTTGGGGCAAGTGGTTAGTGAAAGGGATTAAAGTTTACTAA
- a CDS encoding TIGR04282 family arsenosugar biosynthesis glycosyltransferase translates to MGKQLLLIFYRNPELGKVKTRLAKTIGDEKALAIYFKLAEHTKNITTNLKCIKTVYYSSIVEAQDIWPKGIFQKQAQAGSDLGEKMHHAFAEGFAAGYQSICIIGTDCLELTTEIIEKAFRELETHDTVIGPATDGGYYLLGMKKLYPAFFQNKNWSTDSVCSNTISDFKNLNLSHFSLETLADVDEEKDLPAGF, encoded by the coding sequence ATGGGTAAACAACTTCTCCTCATTTTCTACCGCAACCCTGAACTGGGAAAAGTAAAAACCCGCTTGGCAAAAACAATAGGTGACGAAAAGGCATTAGCGATTTACTTTAAACTTGCAGAGCACACAAAAAACATTACGACAAATTTGAAGTGCATCAAAACTGTTTACTATTCTTCTATTGTGGAGGCGCAAGACATTTGGCCTAAGGGAATTTTTCAAAAACAAGCACAAGCAGGTTCTGACTTAGGTGAAAAAATGCACCATGCTTTCGCTGAAGGTTTTGCAGCAGGCTATCAATCCATTTGCATCATCGGCACAGATTGTTTGGAACTAACTACTGAAATAATTGAAAAGGCCTTTCGTGAATTAGAAACGCACGATACGGTGATTGGGCCAGCAACCGATGGTGGTTATTATTTACTGGGAATGAAAAAACTTTACCCCGCATTTTTCCAAAACAAAAATTGGAGCACAGATTCTGTTTGCTCAAACACGATTAGTGATTTCAAAAACCTAAACCTAAGTCATTTTTCTTTAGAGACCTTGGCAGATGTGGATGAAGAGAAAGATTTACCTGCTGGATTCTAA
- a CDS encoding Crp/Fnr family transcriptional regulator, with product MTNSAALWYFESVNLYNILCPHKVKSMAEKHTFNHYKRDEFIYFPDETATHIYMIVNGRVKLGHYLEDGKEVITAILSTGEIFGELALAGEDKRRDFARAMDACTICPLSLEEMKDLMKENRELSFKMLKFVGLRLMKLERKLELLVFKDARTRVVEFIKDAASWKGKKVGYETLIQTKLTHQDIASLTGTSRQTVTTILNDLKDKNLINFDRKRILVRDLEALR from the coding sequence ATGACGAACTCTGCAGCTCTTTGGTATTTTGAAAGTGTGAATTTGTACAACATTTTATGCCCGCATAAAGTGAAATCGATGGCCGAGAAGCATACGTTTAACCACTACAAACGAGATGAGTTTATTTATTTTCCCGATGAAACGGCCACTCATATTTACATGATTGTGAATGGTCGCGTGAAGCTTGGGCATTATTTGGAGGACGGAAAGGAAGTAATCACAGCCATTTTATCTACAGGTGAAATTTTTGGAGAATTGGCCTTGGCAGGCGAAGATAAGCGAAGAGATTTTGCCAGGGCGATGGATGCCTGCACAATTTGCCCATTAAGTTTGGAAGAAATGAAAGATTTGATGAAAGAAAATCGTGAGTTGAGTTTTAAGATGTTGAAGTTTGTGGGCTTGCGCCTGATGAAGTTGGAACGCAAATTAGAACTACTCGTCTTTAAAGATGCCCGCACACGAGTGGTGGAGTTTATTAAAGATGCGGCCAGTTGGAAAGGAAAGAAGGTAGGCTATGAAACCTTGATACAAACGAAACTTACTCACCAAGATATTGCTTCGCTCACGGGCACTTCGCGCCAAACGGTAACAACGATTTTAAACGATTTGAAAGACAAGAATCTAATCAACTTTGACAGAAAGCGGATTTTAGTAAGGGATTTGGAGGCGTTGAGGTAG